A single window of Methylomarinum sp. Ch1-1 DNA harbors:
- a CDS encoding CvpA family protein, with the protein MIWIDYAILALVVISSVIGLFRGFIKEAFSLLLWMAAIWVGLNFSREFAVFLEGLISYPSARIAVAFAVLFFMTLILGSLISYLLGELIEKTGLTGSDRFAGMIFGVVRGMVVVALVIMLAGLTPLPEDSWWKESSLIPPFQTLAVWLRDHVPSGMAAYINYR; encoded by the coding sequence ATGATCTGGATTGATTACGCCATACTGGCCCTGGTTGTTATCTCGTCGGTGATCGGCTTGTTTCGCGGCTTTATCAAGGAAGCGTTTTCTTTGTTGTTATGGATGGCGGCGATTTGGGTAGGGCTCAATTTCAGCCGGGAATTCGCCGTCTTTCTGGAAGGGCTGATCAGCTATCCTTCCGCCCGTATTGCCGTGGCATTTGCCGTCTTGTTTTTTATGACGCTGATCTTGGGTAGTTTAATCAGTTATCTATTGGGTGAATTAATAGAAAAAACCGGGCTGACTGGCTCGGATCGTTTTGCAGGGATGATATTCGGTGTGGTCAGAGGCATGGTTGTCGTTGCGCTGGTGATCATGCTGGCGGGGTTGACGCCATTACCGGAAGATTCGTGGTGGAAGGAATCGAGTTTGATCCCGCCCTTTCAAACTCTGGCCGTCTGGTTGCGAGATCATGTCCCGTCAGGCATGGCGGCTTATATAAATTATCGTTAA
- a CDS encoding SPOR domain-containing protein, translated as MDQELKQRLVGAVVITALAAIFIPMLFDDPVDETGKKINELKIPELPERLQSSQAVRVPQNSDDVIELPLKRPMKTVTAASDQASALHRWYLQVGLFSQQENALSLRDQLRRQGYAASVSKVKGDQGEMYKVKVGPEMNRDRAEAIKVKLKQQNDLNSFVIQDED; from the coding sequence ATGGATCAGGAATTAAAACAACGTTTGGTCGGCGCCGTCGTGATTACGGCCTTGGCCGCAATTTTCATACCGATGCTGTTTGACGATCCGGTCGATGAAACGGGAAAGAAAATTAACGAATTGAAAATTCCTGAATTGCCGGAGCGGTTGCAAAGCAGCCAAGCCGTCCGCGTTCCGCAAAACAGCGACGATGTGATCGAGCTGCCGCTTAAGCGTCCCATGAAAACGGTGACCGCGGCTTCCGACCAAGCATCTGCATTGCATCGCTGGTATTTGCAAGTGGGGCTGTTCAGCCAACAAGAAAATGCGCTGAGCCTGCGCGACCAGTTGAGGCGACAAGGTTATGCCGCATCGGTCAGCAAGGTGAAAGGCGATCAGGGCGAGATGTACAAGGTCAAGGTCGGTCCGGAAATGAATAGAGATCGGGCGGAAGCGATCAAAGTTAAATTGAAGCAACAAAATGACCTGAATAGCTTTGTCATCCAGGACGAAGACTGA
- the folC gene encoding bifunctional tetrahydrofolate synthase/dihydrofolate synthase → MARFDSLQGWLRWQEGLHPRVIDMGLDRAAGVYQQLNPDNVKPPTITVAGTNGKGSCIAFLEAIYRAQGYKVGAYTSPHILKYNERIKIDGQPVADDLICSAFERIDAARGEATLSYFEFGTLAALDLFWRSKVDVQLLEVGLGGRLDAVNIIDADAAIVTSICIDHVDWLGETREAIGQEKAGIFRSGVPAVIGDTDPPQSLLAVARQKHTPLLRIGDDFGYRKTDGGWEWRYADRLLTQLPLPALQGEHQFRNAASVLTAISTLAERLPVSEQAMRQGLTEVKLSGRFQLIDSDIPVLLDVGHNPQAVRTLLEYLQQHYAGVKIHAVFAMMQDKDISGVIKIISPVISAWYLAPLSNPRAASEAMVKQCFNDNQVDHVTGGFANFSEAFSAAQQQAKQDELILVFGSFFLVSEYLASC, encoded by the coding sequence ATGGCGCGTTTTGATTCGCTGCAGGGATGGTTGAGGTGGCAGGAAGGCCTTCATCCCCGGGTCATCGACATGGGCTTGGATAGAGCCGCCGGTGTTTATCAACAGCTCAATCCGGACAACGTTAAGCCGCCGACCATCACCGTTGCCGGCACGAATGGCAAGGGCTCCTGCATCGCCTTTCTGGAAGCCATCTATCGGGCGCAAGGCTATAAGGTGGGGGCCTATACCTCTCCGCATATCCTAAAATATAACGAACGCATCAAAATCGATGGCCAGCCGGTTGCCGATGACTTGATTTGTTCCGCATTTGAACGCATCGATGCGGCGCGAGGCGAGGCCACGCTCAGTTATTTTGAATTCGGAACCTTGGCGGCGCTGGATTTGTTTTGGCGCTCCAAGGTCGATGTTCAGCTGCTGGAAGTGGGCCTGGGCGGACGTCTCGATGCGGTTAATATCATCGATGCCGACGCCGCCATCGTCACCAGCATCTGCATCGATCATGTCGACTGGCTGGGCGAAACCCGGGAAGCGATCGGTCAGGAAAAAGCCGGTATTTTCCGCAGTGGCGTGCCGGCCGTCATCGGCGATACCGATCCGCCTCAATCATTGCTTGCGGTGGCGCGGCAAAAGCACACGCCGTTGCTGCGCATAGGCGACGATTTCGGTTATCGGAAGACAGACGGCGGCTGGGAATGGCGTTACGCCGATCGTTTGCTGACTCAATTACCGTTGCCGGCGCTGCAGGGAGAGCATCAATTTCGTAACGCTGCTTCGGTGCTGACCGCAATCAGCACTTTGGCGGAGAGGTTGCCGGTCAGTGAACAAGCGATGCGTCAAGGGCTGACCGAGGTCAAATTGAGCGGTCGCTTTCAGCTGATCGACAGCGATATACCGGTGCTGCTCGATGTCGGCCACAATCCGCAAGCCGTCAGAACCTTGTTGGAATATCTGCAACAACACTACGCCGGAGTTAAAATTCATGCGGTTTTCGCGATGATGCAGGATAAGGACATTAGCGGCGTAATCAAGATCATCAGTCCCGTCATCAGCGCTTGGTATCTGGCGCCCTTGTCCAACCCCCGTGCGGCCAGCGAAGCCATGGTCAAGCAATGCTTTAATGACAATCAGGTCGATCATGTGACGGGAGGGTTCGCCAACTTTAGCGAGGCATTTAGCGCCGCGCAACAACAGGCGAAACAAGATGAGCTAATCTTAGTATTCGGTTCCTTTTTTCTGGTGTCCGAATATTTAGCAAGCTGTTAA
- a CDS encoding O-succinylhomoserine sulfhydrylase translates to MTEKDWKDYSLDTQAIRAGHRRTHEDEHSIPIYATSSYVFDSAEDAALRFTGKQPGNIYSRFTNPTVNAFQERMALMEQGERCLAFASGMAAIMAVGMGLLKSGDHVVCSRSVFGNTVLMFQNYFAKFGVETDFVELTDLEAWEQAIKPNTRFLFLETPSNPLIEIADIKALADIAHRHDCLLIVDNVFCTPALQQPLTLGADLVVHSATKYIDGQGRCVGGAVVGNHDIIEKDIYPYLRTGGATMSPFNAWVFLAGLETLALRMKAHCDNAYALAQWLQQQDAVEKVHYPGLSDHAQHELAKRQQRHFGGVVSFELKGGQEQAWKLINSTQMLSITANLGDVKTTITHPATTTHGRLTPEVRAAAGIKDSLVRISVGLEDIEDIEKDLLNGL, encoded by the coding sequence ATGACCGAAAAAGACTGGAAAGACTATTCATTGGATACGCAGGCGATCAGGGCGGGCCATAGACGCACTCATGAAGACGAGCACAGCATACCGATTTATGCGACCTCCAGTTATGTCTTTGACAGCGCCGAAGACGCGGCATTGCGGTTTACCGGCAAACAGCCCGGCAATATCTACTCCCGCTTTACCAATCCCACCGTCAATGCTTTTCAGGAGCGCATGGCCTTGATGGAGCAGGGCGAGCGCTGTTTGGCTTTCGCTTCCGGGATGGCGGCGATCATGGCGGTCGGCATGGGTTTGTTGAAATCGGGCGATCATGTCGTGTGCTCGCGCAGCGTGTTCGGCAACACGGTTTTGATGTTTCAAAACTATTTCGCTAAATTCGGCGTGGAAACCGATTTTGTCGAGTTGACCGATTTGGAAGCCTGGGAGCAGGCGATCAAGCCCAATACCCGGTTCTTGTTTCTGGAAACGCCTTCCAATCCGTTGATCGAGATCGCCGATATCAAAGCGCTAGCCGATATCGCTCATCGACACGATTGTTTGTTGATCGTCGACAATGTATTCTGCACGCCGGCCTTACAGCAGCCATTGACGCTGGGGGCCGATCTGGTCGTGCATTCGGCCACCAAATACATCGATGGGCAGGGGCGCTGTGTCGGCGGCGCCGTGGTCGGCAATCATGACATCATTGAAAAAGACATCTATCCTTATCTGCGCACCGGCGGCGCGACGATGAGCCCTTTCAACGCCTGGGTCTTTCTTGCCGGACTGGAAACGCTGGCGCTCAGAATGAAGGCGCATTGCGATAATGCCTACGCGCTGGCGCAATGGCTGCAGCAACAGGATGCGGTGGAAAAGGTGCATTATCCGGGCTTGTCCGACCATGCCCAGCACGAACTGGCCAAGCGCCAACAGCGCCATTTCGGCGGCGTGGTTAGTTTCGAGTTGAAAGGCGGGCAGGAACAGGCGTGGAAATTGATTAATTCCACGCAAATGTTGTCGATTACTGCTAATCTTGGAGATGTAAAGACAACCATTACCCATCCCGCCACCACCACCCACGGTCGGCTGACGCCTGAAGTGAGAGCCGCGGCAGGCATTAAGGACAGCCTGGTGCGTATCTCCGTCGGCTTGGAAGATATCGAGGATATCGAGAAAGATTTGCTGAACGGCTTATAA
- the trpA gene encoding tryptophan synthase subunit alpha, whose product MSRLKNRFEQLKQDGRKALIPFITAGDPNPEFTVPMLHAMVEAGADVIEVGVPFSDPMADGPVIQRASERALAHHVGLRRVLSLVAEFRKTDQQTPLVLMGYLNPIEIMGYEQFADAVQNAGVDGVLTVDLPPEEAHDCVALLRQREIDQIFLLAPNSTAERVQKMDEVGSGYIYYVSLKGVTGAGHLDTADVAQKLTMIKQNTRLPIGVGFGVKDAKTAKTVSAIADGVVVGSALISMIEASLDDPEQAKKDIIELLKSMRHAMDSED is encoded by the coding sequence ATGAGTCGCTTAAAGAACCGTTTTGAACAACTCAAACAGGATGGACGTAAGGCTCTGATCCCTTTTATCACCGCCGGCGATCCTAATCCCGAATTTACCGTGCCGATGCTGCATGCGATGGTGGAGGCCGGCGCCGATGTCATTGAAGTGGGCGTGCCGTTTTCCGATCCGATGGCCGATGGTCCGGTGATACAACGGGCCAGCGAAAGGGCATTGGCCCACCATGTCGGCTTAAGAAGAGTTTTGAGCCTGGTGGCTGAGTTCAGGAAAACTGATCAGCAAACGCCGTTGGTGTTGATGGGCTATCTGAACCCGATTGAAATAATGGGTTATGAACAGTTTGCCGACGCGGTGCAAAACGCCGGCGTCGACGGCGTTTTAACGGTGGACTTGCCGCCGGAAGAGGCGCATGATTGCGTCGCCTTATTGCGGCAGCGGGAAATCGACCAGATCTTTCTGTTGGCGCCCAATAGTACGGCCGAACGGGTGCAGAAGATGGATGAGGTCGGCAGCGGCTACATCTATTATGTATCTTTGAAAGGCGTCACCGGCGCCGGTCATCTGGACACGGCCGATGTCGCCCAGAAGCTGACGATGATCAAGCAGAACACCCGGTTGCCGATCGGCGTCGGCTTTGGCGTCAAGGATGCGAAGACGGCGAAAACCGTGTCCGCGATCGCCGATGGCGTCGTGGTCGGCAGCGCCCTGATTTCCATGATTGAAGCCAGTCTGGATGATCCCGAACAGGCAAAAAAAGATATTATAGAACTATTAAAGTCCATGCGTCATGCCATGGACAGTGAAGACTAA
- the accD gene encoding acetyl-CoA carboxylase, carboxyltransferase subunit beta, whose translation MSWFEKLVPSTIRTEASNKRASVPEGLWNKCPSCDAILYNAELEKNFNVCPKCEYHMRISARKRLHMFLDEEGWEEIGAGLKPSDPLRFKDSKKYKDRLSQAQKKSNENDALVVMKGTLKGRGIVAAAFDFGFMGGSMGSVVGERFVRGVNESLRLGVPFIVFTASGGARMQESLFSLFQMTKTSAALTRLAEAGIPYISFMTDPTMGGVSASLAMLGDINVAEPNALIGFAGPRVIEQTVREKLPEGFQRSEFLQEHGAIDMIIDRREMRDRIASILSILYRPEFSDAQASADEEQQSEVVVEVADTDTSDHQE comes from the coding sequence ATGAGTTGGTTTGAAAAATTAGTCCCTTCCACGATCAGAACAGAAGCGTCGAATAAAAGGGCCTCGGTTCCGGAAGGTTTGTGGAACAAGTGCCCCAGTTGCGACGCCATCCTTTACAATGCCGAACTGGAAAAGAATTTTAATGTGTGTCCGAAATGTGAATACCACATGCGCATTTCCGCCCGGAAGCGTTTGCATATGTTTCTGGACGAAGAAGGTTGGGAAGAAATCGGCGCCGGCTTGAAGCCTAGCGATCCGCTAAGATTCAAGGACAGCAAGAAATACAAGGATCGCCTGTCCCAGGCGCAGAAGAAAAGCAACGAAAATGATGCGCTGGTGGTCATGAAAGGGACGTTGAAAGGTCGGGGCATCGTCGCCGCCGCCTTCGATTTCGGCTTCATGGGCGGATCGATGGGATCCGTGGTCGGCGAACGTTTTGTCCGCGGCGTCAATGAAAGCCTGAGATTGGGCGTACCCTTCATCGTCTTCACCGCCAGCGGCGGCGCCAGAATGCAGGAATCGTTGTTTTCCTTGTTTCAAATGACTAAGACCAGCGCCGCGTTAACCAGGCTGGCCGAAGCGGGCATCCCCTATATTTCTTTCATGACCGACCCGACTATGGGCGGCGTCTCCGCCAGTCTGGCGATGTTGGGCGACATCAACGTCGCCGAACCGAATGCCTTGATCGGTTTTGCCGGCCCTCGCGTCATCGAACAGACGGTCAGAGAGAAATTACCGGAAGGCTTCCAGCGCAGCGAATTTCTTCAGGAACATGGCGCGATCGACATGATTATCGATCGTCGCGAAATGCGCGATCGAATCGCCAGCATTCTGTCGATTCTTTACCGACCCGAGTTTTCGGATGCGCAAGCAAGCGCCGACGAGGAACAGCAGTCGGAAGTCGTCGTTGAAGTCGCCGATACGGACACTTCCGATCACCAGGAATAG
- the trpB gene encoding tryptophan synthase subunit beta — MTDKYNMPDEKGHFGPYGGIFVAETLMPAITELNEAYQKYLKDPEFIAELDADLKHYVGRPSPLYHAERWSRELGGAQIYLKREDLNHTGAHKVNNTVGQALLAKRMGKTRIIAETGAGQHGVATATVAARLGLECVIYMGAVDVERQALNVYRMKLLGATVVPVESGSRTLKDALNEALRDWVTNIDNTFYIIGTVAGPHPYPAMVRDFQAIIGREAKEQCLEMTGKLPDALVACVGGGSNAIGLFYPFIDDASVKMYGVEAAGDGIATGRHSAPLCAGRSGVLHGNRTYLMADDDGEIIETHSISAGLDYPGVGPEHAWLKDSGRAEYVNITDDEALQGFHALTRMEGIIPALESSHAMAYAMKLAPTMSKEQIMIVNLSGRGDKDMHTIAQREGINV, encoded by the coding sequence ATGACTGATAAATACAATATGCCGGATGAAAAAGGGCACTTTGGCCCTTATGGCGGTATTTTTGTGGCGGAAACATTAATGCCGGCCATAACCGAGTTGAATGAGGCTTATCAGAAGTATCTGAAAGACCCTGAATTCATAGCCGAGCTGGATGCCGATTTGAAGCATTATGTGGGGCGGCCGTCGCCGCTTTACCATGCCGAACGCTGGAGCAGGGAACTTGGCGGCGCGCAAATTTATTTAAAACGTGAAGACCTCAATCACACCGGCGCCCATAAGGTCAACAATACCGTCGGTCAGGCCCTATTGGCCAAACGTATGGGCAAAACCCGCATTATCGCCGAAACCGGCGCCGGACAACACGGCGTCGCCACCGCGACGGTCGCCGCTCGATTGGGGCTGGAATGCGTCATCTATATGGGGGCCGTCGATGTTGAGCGGCAAGCGCTTAATGTTTATCGGATGAAGCTGCTAGGCGCCACCGTGGTGCCGGTGGAATCCGGGTCCAGAACGTTGAAAGACGCCTTGAATGAAGCGTTGCGCGACTGGGTAACCAATATCGACAATACTTTTTATATTATCGGCACCGTCGCCGGTCCTCATCCTTATCCTGCCATGGTCAGGGACTTTCAGGCGATCATCGGGCGCGAAGCGAAGGAACAATGCCTGGAAATGACCGGCAAGCTGCCCGATGCCTTGGTGGCTTGCGTCGGCGGCGGCTCCAACGCGATCGGCTTGTTTTATCCTTTTATCGACGATGCGTCGGTTAAAATGTACGGTGTCGAAGCGGCCGGCGACGGCATAGCAACCGGACGTCATTCGGCGCCATTATGCGCCGGCAGGTCGGGCGTCTTGCATGGCAACCGGACCTATTTAATGGCCGATGACGACGGTGAAATCATCGAAACCCATTCCATTTCGGCGGGTCTGGACTATCCGGGCGTCGGTCCCGAGCATGCCTGGCTGAAAGACAGCGGCAGGGCGGAATATGTCAACATCACAGACGATGAAGCCTTGCAGGGCTTTCATGCCTTGACCCGCATGGAAGGTATTATTCCGGCGCTGGAATCCAGCCATGCGATGGCCTATGCGATGAAACTGGCGCCGACGATGAGCAAGGAACAAATCATGATAGTCAATCTATCGGGACGGGGCGATAAAGATATGCATACCATTGCGCAACGGGAGGGAATTAACGTATGA
- a CDS encoding DUF2231 domain-containing protein has product MFNVNNYLSFAIHGGQGGHGGGVAGAVQQLLAFLETLTTQSPGEIFSSIMPGIAAMENIHPLLVHFPIAFLSAFILVDFAGSLAGKASWRQAAGWFLYLGTLTAALTVAAGLAAAASVSHGDNVHAIMERHQYMGISILLLASLLSLWRLLSRGVIQGGANVLYLLLVAVLGGLVVLTADLGGLMVYKYGVAVETSEPSMLDYFQQHQHSH; this is encoded by the coding sequence ATGTTTAATGTTAATAATTATCTTTCCTTTGCCATCCATGGTGGGCAAGGAGGGCATGGGGGAGGCGTTGCCGGCGCCGTTCAACAGTTGCTGGCGTTTCTGGAAACATTAACGACCCAGTCGCCGGGGGAGATTTTTAGCTCGATCATGCCCGGCATCGCGGCCATGGAAAATATACACCCGCTGTTGGTGCATTTTCCCATCGCATTTTTGAGTGCTTTTATTCTGGTTGATTTTGCCGGCAGCCTTGCCGGTAAGGCAAGCTGGCGTCAGGCCGCGGGCTGGTTTCTTTATCTGGGCACGTTGACCGCCGCCTTGACCGTCGCGGCCGGGTTGGCGGCCGCCGCATCGGTCTCTCATGGCGATAATGTTCATGCCATCATGGAGCGGCATCAGTATATGGGGATCTCCATCTTGCTGTTGGCTTCGTTGCTGTCGCTTTGGCGTTTGCTGAGTCGAGGGGTGATCCAAGGCGGGGCGAATGTGCTCTATTTGCTCCTGGTCGCCGTATTAGGGGGGCTGGTCGTGTTGACCGCCGATTTAGGCGGCCTGATGGTATACAAATACGGCGTCGCCGTGGAAACCAGCGAACCGTCGATGTTGGATTATTTTCAGCAGCATCAACACTCCCATTAA
- the purF gene encoding amidophosphoribosyltransferase, which produces MCGIAAIVSHQNVNQDLYDALTVLQHRGQDAAGIMTCEGSRFCLRKDNGLTRDVFSTSQMMKLRGNMGIAHVRYPTAGCTSSAEAQPFYVNSPFGLALAHNGNLTNTEQLKKELYVEDQRHINTDSDSEILLNVFAHELQELRKLRITPDDVFAAVSQVHKRCRGAYAVVIMIAGFGILAFRDPNGIRPVVFGERKTEGGTDLMIASESVALDVLDFEMIRDIEPGEAIFIEANGKLHSKQCAVQVDHCPCIFEYVYFARPDSIIDDISVYKARLRMGDKLAAKIMREWPDHDIDVVIPIPDTSRTSALQMANKLGVKFREGFIKNRYIGRTFIMPGQQMRKKSVRQKLNAIGLEFEGKNVLLVDDSIVRGTTSEQIIQMARDAGAKKVYLASAAPPVRYPNVYGIDMPAAHELIAHNRSEEEICAAIGADKLIYQDLDDLVAAVRRGNKDIKHFDTSCFSQQYVTGDIDDAYLQRIEELRNDDAQTKRSTENLIVEMQNSA; this is translated from the coding sequence ATGTGTGGTATCGCCGCGATTGTTTCTCATCAAAATGTTAACCAGGACTTGTACGACGCCCTGACCGTGTTGCAGCATCGGGGGCAGGATGCTGCCGGTATTATGACTTGCGAAGGGAGTCGTTTTTGTTTGCGTAAGGACAATGGATTGACCCGCGATGTTTTTTCCACCAGCCAAATGATGAAGTTGCGTGGCAATATGGGCATCGCCCATGTCAGATATCCGACTGCGGGATGCACCAGTTCCGCCGAGGCTCAGCCTTTTTACGTCAACTCGCCGTTCGGATTGGCGTTGGCGCACAACGGCAATTTGACCAATACCGAGCAGCTGAAAAAAGAGCTGTATGTCGAGGATCAACGTCATATCAATACCGACTCGGATTCCGAGATTTTATTGAATGTTTTTGCCCACGAATTACAGGAATTGCGCAAACTGCGGATTACCCCCGATGACGTGTTCGCCGCGGTGTCGCAGGTGCATAAACGTTGCCGTGGCGCTTACGCCGTCGTCATCATGATTGCCGGATTCGGCATTCTGGCGTTTAGAGACCCTAACGGCATTCGTCCGGTGGTGTTTGGCGAACGTAAAACCGAAGGCGGCACCGATTTGATGATTGCCTCGGAAAGCGTCGCCCTCGACGTGTTGGATTTCGAGATGATACGCGATATCGAACCGGGCGAGGCGATTTTTATCGAAGCGAACGGCAAGTTGCACAGCAAACAATGTGCCGTGCAGGTAGACCATTGCCCCTGTATTTTCGAATATGTTTACTTTGCCCGTCCCGACTCGATCATCGACGACATTTCCGTCTATAAAGCCCGTCTCAGGATGGGGGATAAGCTGGCGGCAAAAATCATGCGGGAGTGGCCCGATCACGACATCGACGTGGTGATTCCGATTCCGGATACCAGCCGGACATCGGCCTTGCAGATGGCTAACAAGCTCGGGGTTAAATTCCGCGAGGGATTCATCAAAAACCGTTATATCGGCCGCACCTTCATCATGCCCGGGCAGCAGATGCGGAAAAAATCGGTGAGACAGAAACTCAATGCGATCGGGCTGGAATTTGAGGGCAAAAATGTATTGCTGGTCGACGATTCCATCGTCAGGGGCACGACCTCGGAACAAATTATCCAGATGGCCAGGGATGCCGGCGCCAAGAAGGTCTATCTCGCGTCCGCGGCGCCACCGGTGCGCTATCCGAATGTCTACGGCATCGATATGCCGGCGGCGCATGAATTGATCGCGCATAATCGCAGCGAAGAAGAAATCTGCGCGGCGATAGGCGCCGATAAGTTGATCTATCAGGATCTCGACGATCTAGTCGCCGCGGTCAGGAGAGGGAATAAGGATATCAAACATTTCGATACCTCCTGTTTCAGTCAACAATATGTGACCGGCGACATCGATGACGCCTATTTGCAGCGGATCGAGGAGTTGCGCAATGACGATGCCCAAACCAAACGCAGCACCGAAAATTTAATTGTCGAAATGCAGAATTCGGCTTGA
- a CDS encoding phosphoribosylanthranilate isomerase has translation MRTRVKICGFTRVEDAVYASKLGVDAIGLVFYPPSPRHVSLTTATEIVRALPAFVSVVALFVDASEKQIRRVLANLPVECLQFHGDESPEQCRIYGKPYMKAVRMQQGIDVAAIADRYHDASALLLDAYHPGIKGGSGSNFDWGLIPKDCALPIVLAGGLAPENAGQAVRVVKPYALDVSSGVETDKGIKDAAKMAAFIQKTNEAIEE, from the coding sequence ATGCGGACACGCGTTAAAATTTGCGGTTTTACTCGGGTCGAAGACGCCGTTTATGCATCGAAGTTAGGGGTGGATGCAATCGGGCTAGTGTTTTATCCCCCCAGTCCTCGTCATGTCAGCCTGACGACGGCGACCGAAATCGTACGGGCTCTGCCGGCTTTCGTGTCAGTGGTGGCCTTGTTCGTCGACGCCAGCGAAAAGCAGATCAGGCGGGTCTTGGCGAATTTACCGGTGGAGTGTCTGCAGTTTCACGGCGACGAAAGTCCGGAACAATGCCGAATTTATGGTAAACCCTATATGAAGGCGGTGCGTATGCAACAGGGTATCGATGTGGCGGCAATTGCGGATCGCTATCATGACGCCTCCGCATTATTGTTGGATGCTTACCATCCTGGAATCAAGGGGGGGAGCGGCAGCAATTTCGATTGGGGGTTGATCCCTAAAGATTGCGCCTTGCCGATCGTGCTGGCGGGCGGCTTGGCGCCGGAAAATGCCGGGCAAGCGGTGCGCGTGGTCAAACCTTATGCGCTGGATGTGAGCAGCGGCGTGGAAACCGATAAAGGCATTAAGGACGCGGCGAAAATGGCTGCATTCATACAAAAAACCAATGAAGCGATAGAAGAATAA